The Excalfactoria chinensis isolate bCotChi1 chromosome 30, bCotChi1.hap2, whole genome shotgun sequence genome has a window encoding:
- the LOC140263418 gene encoding olfactory receptor 14J1-like gives MPNSSSISEFLLLPLADTRQLQLLHFWLLLGIYLAALLGNGLISTAVACDRRLHTPMYFFLLNLALLDLGCISTTLPKAMVDALWDTRAISYTGCAAQIFFYFYFVSAEFSVLTIMSYDRYVAICKPLHYGTLMDSRACATMAAAAWGTGVLNSLLHTASTFSLPLCQGNVVNQFFCEIPQILKLSCSESNLREVVLIIFSVSLGFGCFVYIFVTYVQIFKTVLRMPSEQGRHKAFSTCLPHLAVVSLFLSTAFFAYLKPPSISSPFLDLTVALLYSVVPPTLNPIIYSMRNREIKHSLRKVLQYTVF, from the coding sequence atgcccaacagcagctccatcagcgagttcctcctgctgccgttggcagacacgcggcagctgcagctcctgcacttctggctcttgctgggcatctacctggctgccctcctgggcaacggcctcatcagcacagccgtagcctgcgaccgccgcctgcacacccccatgtacttcttcctgctcaacctggccctcctcgacctgggctgcatctccaccactctccccaaagccatggtcgacgccctctgggacaccagggccatctcctacacaggatgtgctgcacagatctttttctaCTTCTACTTtgtctcagcagagttttccgttctcaccatcatgtcctatgaccgctacgttgccatctgcaagcccctgcactatgggaccttgatggacagcagagcttgtgccaccatggcagcagctgcctggggcactggggttctcaattccctgctgcacactgccagtacgttttcactgcctctctgccaaggcaatgttgtcaaccagtttttctgtgaaatcccccagatcctcaagctctcctgctcagaatcaaatctcagggaagttgtgcttatcatttttagtgtcagtttaggctttgggtgctttgtCTACATATTTGTGacctatgtgcagatcttcaagaccgtgctgaggatgccctctgagcagggacggcacaaagccttctccacgtgcctccctcacctggctgtggtctccctgtttctcagtactgccttttttgcctaccttaagcccccctccatttcttccccattcctggatctgacagtggcacttctatactcagtggttcctccaacgctgaaccctattatctacagcatgaggaacagggagatcaagcactctctcaggaaggtgttgcagtACACAGTATTCTAG